The Bacillales bacterium genome includes a window with the following:
- the dnaB gene encoding replicative DNA helicase, whose translation MTDLFADRTPPQNIEAEQAVLGAIFLRPEAISLASERLMPEDFYRTAHQRIFDVMLELTDKNEPVDLITVTSELKDKRLLEEVGGVSYLSELADSAPTAANIEYYSRIVEEKSLLRRLIRTATDIVSEGYMREEEVETILDDAEKSILEVSQRRNSSAFKAIKDVLVETYDNIEMLQNRKGEVTGIPSGFVELDRMTAGFQRNDFIIVAARPSVGKTAFALNMAQSIATQTEENVAIFSLEMGAQQLVMRMLCAEGNIDAQRLRTGRLTDDDWQKLTMAMGSLSSAGIYIDDTPGIRVSEIRAKCRRLKQEQGLGVVLIDYLQLIQGSGRSRDNRQQEVSEISRTLKGLARELEVPVIALSQLSRGVESRQDKRPIMSDIRESGSIEQDADIVAFLYRDDYYDKESEDQNMIEIIIAKQRNGPVGTVELAFIKEYNKFVNLDRAHREQSAPPA comes from the coding sequence ATGACTGATTTGTTTGCCGATCGTACGCCGCCGCAAAACATTGAGGCGGAACAGGCGGTGCTTGGCGCGATCTTCCTCAGACCGGAAGCGATCAGCCTGGCGTCGGAACGGCTGATGCCTGAAGACTTTTATCGGACGGCTCATCAGCGCATCTTCGACGTCATGCTGGAGCTGACCGACAAGAATGAACCGGTTGACTTGATCACGGTCACTTCAGAATTGAAGGACAAACGGTTGCTCGAAGAAGTCGGCGGTGTCTCCTACTTGAGCGAGCTTGCGGACTCGGCGCCGACTGCCGCGAACATCGAATATTACAGCCGCATCGTCGAAGAAAAGTCGTTATTGCGGCGGTTGATTCGGACGGCGACCGACATCGTATCGGAAGGCTATATGCGCGAGGAAGAAGTGGAGACGATTCTCGACGATGCCGAGAAATCGATTCTCGAAGTGTCGCAACGCCGGAATTCGAGCGCGTTTAAGGCGATCAAGGACGTGCTCGTGGAGACGTACGACAACATCGAAATGCTGCAAAACCGCAAAGGCGAGGTGACCGGCATTCCGAGCGGGTTCGTCGAACTCGACCGGATGACGGCTGGCTTTCAACGCAACGACTTCATTATCGTTGCGGCGAGACCGTCGGTCGGGAAAACAGCGTTTGCGCTCAACATGGCGCAAAGCATTGCAACGCAGACGGAAGAGAACGTCGCGATCTTCAGCCTGGAGATGGGGGCGCAGCAGCTCGTCATGCGGATGTTGTGCGCGGAAGGCAACATCGACGCGCAGCGGCTCCGGACGGGGCGCCTGACGGATGATGATTGGCAGAAACTGACGATGGCGATGGGGAGCCTTTCTTCAGCCGGCATCTACATCGATGACACACCCGGCATTCGCGTGAGCGAAATTCGCGCCAAGTGCCGGCGCTTGAAGCAGGAGCAAGGGCTCGGTGTCGTCTTGATCGACTACTTGCAACTCATTCAAGGAAGCGGCCGTTCGCGGGACAACCGCCAGCAAGAAGTGTCGGAAATTTCGCGTACGCTGAAAGGGCTCGCCAGGGAGTTGGAAGTGCCGGTAATCGCGCTTAGTCAGCTTTCCCGCGGCGTGGAATCGCGGCAAGACAAACGGCCGATCATGTCCGACATCCGGGAATCGGGCAGCATCGAGCAGGACGCTGATATCGTAGCGTTCCTGTACCGCGACGACTATTACGACAAAGAGTCGGAAGATCAGAACATGATCGAAATCATCATTGCGAAGCAACGGAACGGACCTGTCGGAACCGTGGAACTCGCATTTATTAAAGAATACAACAAATTTGTGAATTTGGACCGGGCGCACCGGGAACAAAGTGCGCCGCCGGCTTGA
- the rplI gene encoding 50S ribosomal protein L9: MKVILLKDVKGKGKKGEVKNVSDGYARNYLLPNGLAKEATKGNLNALEADKKKQRKREEAERAEAERLKGNIESLTVQLTAKSGEGGRLFGAVTNKQISQELKKQGIQIDKRKIELDEPIRTLGYTKVPVKLHPEVTAVVNVHVVDGN; encoded by the coding sequence ATGAAAGTGATTTTGTTGAAAGACGTGAAGGGAAAAGGAAAAAAGGGCGAAGTGAAGAATGTTTCGGACGGATACGCCAGGAATTACCTTTTGCCGAACGGTCTTGCCAAGGAAGCGACGAAAGGCAATTTGAACGCGTTGGAAGCGGACAAGAAAAAGCAGCGCAAGCGGGAAGAAGCGGAGCGTGCGGAAGCCGAACGGCTGAAGGGGAACATCGAAAGCTTGACGGTCCAGCTTACGGCGAAATCCGGCGAAGGCGGCCGGTTGTTCGGGGCGGTGACGAATAAGCAGATCAGCCAAGAACTGAAGAAACAAGGTATTCAAATCGACAAGCGGAAGATTGAATTGGATGAGCCGATTCGTACACTTGGATATACAAAGGTGCCGGTGAAGCTGCATCCGGAAGTGACGGCCGTCGTAAACGTTCATGTCGTCGACGGGAACTAG